The genomic region AGCAGCGCGTCATTCAAATAATGCATCGATGAACTCGCTGGCCTTGAATGGACGAAGATCGTCGATGGATTCGCCGATGCCGATGTAGCGGATGGGAACGGGGCGCGATTGTGCGATCGCCGCGATTACGCCGCCCTTGGCGGTACCATCCAGCTTGCTCAGCACAAGGCCGGTAACGCCCAGGGCATCGTCAAATGCTTTGACCTGCGTAACCGCGTTCTGCCCGGTGTTGGAATCCAGTACCAGCAGGACCTCATGTGGGGCGCCAGGCAGTGCCTTGTCAATGACGCGCTGCACTTTGCGGATCTCCTCCATGAGGTTGAGCTGTGTGGGTAGCCGGCCTGCGGTGTCTGCCAGCACGATATCGATGCCGCGCGCCTTGGCCGAATTGACGGCGTCGAAAATCACGGCAGCGGGGTCGCCGCTCTCCTGAGCAACCACGTGCACGTTGTTGCGCTCGCCCCAGGCCTGCAGCTGCTCGCGTGCCGCAGCGCGGAAAGTATCACCCGCTGCGATCAGGACGGACTTGCCCTGGGCCTGGAACAAGTTGGCGAGTTTGCCTATGGTCGTCGTCTTGCCTGCACCATTGACACCGGCCAGCATGATGACGAAAGGTTGCGCGGTGGTGGTATCCAGCGGCTTCTCCAGCGGGGTGAGCAGCTCCAGCAGGGATTGCTTGAGTGCTTCCTTGAGCTGGGTGGTGTCGCTGAGGTTCTGACGTTTCACGCGCGTGCGGATCTGCTCCAGCAGCGCCTGGGTGGCGGCGATGCCCACGTCAGAGGTCAGCAGGATGGTTTCGAGCTCCTCGTAAACGTTTTCGTCAATCTTACCGCCACCGAACAGGCGTGCCAGTTGCTGGCCCCATTGGCTGCGTGTCTTGGCCAGGCTGCGCTTGAGCCGCTCCGCCCAGCTCAAGGAAGGCTTTTCCTGGGTTAGCGGCTGCGGCGCAGGGACAGGGTCTTGCGCCGCTGGCGTAGGTGGATCCTCAGGCTTGTTTTTCTTGAAAAAGTCGAACATGGGTATTGAAATGACAATGGATTGGATATTCTAAAGCAAAATAGGTGCTCAATAACGGTATGTGCGCGTCTTTTACTTCACATGCGGGAGATAGAACTTAGTCATTGCTGCCGGGTCAGAGCAAAGTTGTCATTCATGATCCCTGAGCCACCAAGCGCCTGGGGGTTTGCCATATGCATGCATCAAGTGCCGTTATAATGCCGCATTCTTGATGCGCCAAAAGGAGAAGAACAAGGTGGTTGAAGCAATCAAAAATCGCCCCATGCTGGCTGACAGAAGCCGGTGGGGAGGGGCAGCATCAGCACTGCTATATATTGCGCTGGCATGCATGCCGCAGGCGCAGGCTGCAGAAACGCATGAATTCAAGCTCGACAACGGCATGCGCGTCATTGTACAGGAGGATCACCGTGCGCCCGTCGTGGTGTCACAAGTGTGGTACCGCGCTGGCAGCGTGGACGAGGTCAATGGCAAGACTGGCGTAGCCCATGTGCTGGAACACATGATGTTCAAGGGCACCAAGACTGTGCCGCCAGGGCAGTTCTCGCGGCTGATTGCGGCTGCCGGCGGGCGTGAGAATGCGTTTACTGGCACTGACTATACCGCTTATTACCAACAGCTGGAGAAGTCGAAGTTGCCATTGGCGATCAGGCTCGAGGCTGATCGCATGGCCAACCTGGAACTGACCGAGGAAGAGTTTTCGAAAGAAATCAAGGTGGTGATGGAGGAGCGCCGCTGGCGCACGGATGACAAGCCGCAGGGCATGCTCAACGAGCAGTTCAATGCGGTCGCATACCATGCCCATCCTTATGGTCGCCCCATTGTTGGCTGGATGAACGACTTGGAGAACATGACGGTCGCAGATGCGCGCGAGTGGTATCAGACCTGGTATACGCCGAGCAATGCGATTCTTGTCGTGGTGGGTGATGTCGATCCCCAGGCGGTGTACAAGCTTGCCAAGCAGCATTTCGGCAAGATCAAGCCACATGCCTTGCCCCCGCGCAAGCCCCAGGTGGAGCCGAAGCAGATTGGCGAGCGCCGCATCGTGGTGAAAGTGCCTGCCGAGCTGCCTTACGTGCGCCTGGGTTTTCATGTGCCGGTATTGCAGGATGCAGACAAGGATTGGGAGCCATATGCGCTTGAAATCCTTGCCGGCGTACTGGATGGCCACGCCTCAGCACGCCTCAATCAGAACCTGGTCCGGCAGAAGCAGCTGGCCGTGGAGGTGGGGGCTGGTTATGACCTGATCCAGCGAGGACAGGTCGGCTTGTTCGAGCTGGAAGGTACGCCAAGTGAAGGCAGGACAGTGGCAGAGTTGGAAGAAGCCTTGCTCAATGAAGTGGAGCGCATCAAGCAGGAAGGTGTGACGGAAGAAGAGTTGCAGCGCGTCAAGGCCCAGGTCATCGCGGCCGATGTATACCAGCGCGACTCCATGTTCTACCAAGCCATGCAGATCGGCCGCCTGGAGACTACCGGTTTCTCGTGGCGCACACTGAAGCACTACCCCGCAAGGCTGCAGGCAGTGACGCCGCAGCAGGTGCAGGATGTCGCCCGCAAATACCTCGTCAAGGACGGCATGACAGTGGCCATCCTGGATCCGCAACCGATTGACCCCAATGCAAAACCAAAAGGCAAGCCATATGCGCACTAATCTTTCTTTTGTCAGGCGCGTGCAACAGGTACTCATCATTGCCGCAGGACTGTTGCCGGCCCTTTATGCACAGGCCGCTCTCAATATCCAGCACTGGGAGACCAGTAATGGAAGCGCGGTCTATTTCGTCGAGAATCACGATCTGCCCATCATCGACATCAGTACAAACTTTGCTGCGGGTAGTGCGCGCGATGGCGACAAGCCCGGGCTGGCCGGGCTGACCCGCTACCTCATGACTTTGGGTGCAGGCGGCATGTCAGACGAGCAGATTTCCAGCGGCATGGCCGATGTCGGCGCCATTCTCGGCGGCGATCTCGATGCTGACCGGGCGGCACTCAAGTTGCGCACCCTGAGCAGCGAGCGCGAGCAGAAGGTGGCGCTGGATATCTATACAAAGATTCTGCACCAGCCTGATTTTCCCGAAACCACCTTGGCGCGGGAAAAGGCCCGTATCGTTGCTGGCCTCAAGGAGGCGGCTACCCAGCCCGCGAGCATCGCCAACCGGGCTTTCCTCAAGGCACTGTATGGCAGCCATCCCTATGCCGTGGAAGAGGAAGGGGAGCCAGAGGCGGTGAGTGCGCTCAGCCAGGCAGACCTGCAACAGTTCTACCGTCGTTACTACGGTGCAAGAAATGCCGTGATTGCCCTGATGGGCGACCTGACGCCGGAACAGGCGCGCGCGATTGCCGAGCGTATTTCCGCGGGCTTGCCAGACAGCCCTGCTGCTGCTGCCCTGCCCGAGGTGGCATACCCGCAAGCTGCGGTAGAGCGCCGCATCCCGCATCCGGCAAGCCAATCTCACATCATGCTGGGTTACCCGGGAGTGAAACGAGGTGACCCGGATTATTTCGCGCTTTACGTCGGTAATTACATTCTTGGCGGGGGCGGCTTCGTTTCTCGCCTGACAGAAGAAGTGCGCGAAAAGCGCGGGCTGGTATATAGCGTGTACAGCTATTTCTTGCCGATGCAGCAACTGGGTCAGTTCCAGATTGGCCTGCAGACCAAGCGCGACCAGGCCGACGATGCACTCAGGCTGGTACGCGAAACCCTGGCCAACTTCATCAGCAAGGGCGTGACCGAGGCAGAACTCAAGGCGGCCAAGCAAAACATTGTCGGCGGATTTCCGCTGCGGATCGACAGCAACAGCAAAATCCTCGACTATTTGGCCGTGATCGGTTTCTATCGACTGCCGCTCAATTACCTCGATGAGTTCAACGGCAAGGTGGAAGCGGTGACGGCGGCCCAGATTAAGGATGCGTTCAGCCGCCGCATCGACCCTGAGAAAATGGTGACGGTGGTGGTGGGCGGCACCGAGAGTGGCGGCAAATAACCGGGTACGTATCAGCGGCGGGGAGTGGCGCAGCCGCCTGCTGAGCTTCCCGGATGTGCCGGGCTTACGGCCTACCCCTGACCGTGTGCGCCAGACCGTGTTCAATTGGCTGGGCCAGGATATGCATGGGAGGCGCTGCCTCGACTTGTTTGCCGGTACTGGCGCGATGGGCTTCGAGGCGTTGTCTCGTGGCGCGAGCGCCGTTGTGCTGGTAGAGAAATCCGCACCTGCCGCCAAATCTCTGCAGCAGAACCAGTCCCTGCTCAAGGCGGGCGCTGCGCGCATATTGCAGCAGGATGCCGTGCAATTCCTCGCACAGAATCGAGAACGCTTCGACGTGATCTTCCTTGATCCTCCCTATCAGCAGGGGTGGTTGCCCAAGCTCCTGCCCTGTCTGCCAAACCACCTGGCAGAGGGCGGTGTGGTGTATGTGGAGGCCGAGTTTGCGCTCTGTGACGATGCGTTGTGGCAGGTCATCAAGCAAGGCAAGGCGGGCAATGTCTTCTATCACCTGTTAAAATTGGCAGATAGATCAACCGATTGACAGGCAGTTCTGCCTGCTTCGCATTGCAAGGATATTGATTTGAGTCAGCTGAAAGTCGTCTACCCAGGCACCTTTGATCCGATCACCCGCGGTCACGAAGATATTGTGCGGCGTGCCGCCGGCTTGTTTGATCATGTTGTCGTGGCGGTTGCCAAAAGCCCGGGGAAACATCCCATGTTTACACTGGATGAACGCGTGGACCTGGCTTCCAGCATCCTGTCCGATTGCCCGAATGTCGAGGTGCTGGGGTTTTCTGGCCTGTTGATGCATTTTGTGCGTGAGCAGGGTGCACGCGCCGTAGTGCGCGGGCTGAGGGCGGTGTCTGATTTCGAGTATGAATTTCAGCTGGCAGGCATGAACCGCCAGCTATTCCCCGAGATGGAAACCATTTTCCTCACCCCAGCTGAGCAGCACATGTTCGTCTCGGCCAGCCTGGTACGTGAGATTGCCCAGCTCAAGGGCGACATCAGCCAGTTCGTCTCGCCCCTGGTGCAGGAACGCATTACGCTCAAGCTGGCTTGAGCGGGGCAAGGAGTACGCCATGGCGCTAATGATCACGGATGAATGCATCAACTGCGATGTTTGCGAGCCCGAGTGCCCCAACGGCGCGATCTATCAGGGCGAGGAAATCTATGAGATCAACCCCAACCTCTGCACCGAGTGCGTCGGTCATTTCAGCAATCCGCAGTGCCAGGATGTTTGTCCGGTAGGCTGTATACCGCATGACCCGGACCATGCAGAGACGCATGAGCAATTGCACCAGAAATACCTGCGGATCATGCTGGTAAAGCAGTCTTGAGTCTTGACTGCTGAAGCTGACGACGCGCCCCGCGTCGGGGTTTGATGTGGTGTCCATCGGTCAGCTCGCGAATCGTGGTTGCTTCGAGAAAAGTGCAATTCCAAGTCCCATCGGCCGTCTCAGGCGGCCGGGAGTCTTCATCAAATCCAGTTAGCACTATCGACAATGGTGGCGAGACCATCGTCCATCTTTAATCTCGTTGATTGCCGGCATCTCCATGGAGACTAAAACTGATGCAGTTATAATGCGACTTTAGTCATTCATCATAGGGAGAAAGTCTCGTGCGCATATTGCATACCATGTTACGGGTCGGCGACCTGGAGAAGTCGCTGGCGTTCTATACCCAGGTGCTCGGCATGAAGCTATTGCGCCGCCATGAGTATCCTGATGGCAAGTTCACATTGGCATTTGTCGGATATGGCAGCGAACGTGACCAGGCGGTGATCGAGCTGACCTACAATTGGTATACCAGCAGTTATGACAAGGGCAATGCCTACGGCCACATCGCCATCGAAGTGGACGACGCCTATGCCGCGTGCGAAGCGGTCAGGCAGGCTGGTGGCAAGGTAGTGCGCGAGGCTGGGCCGATGATGCATGGTACGACGGTGATCGCCTTTATCGAGGATCCGGACGGCTATAAGGTGGAGTTCATCCAGAAGGGTACCTGGACGCCGGCCTGATGCCTGTTTGAACGAATCTTGGGCCAGCGCTCAACGGATTTTCTTCACCGGGCCGACAGCAATTTCTGCACTGCGCTCGCAAGCGGCTGATAGTCGAAATTTGGCGAGGCACATGCACCGAGAATAAGGAGCCGCGAATGTCACCAGCTTTACCCTTGGCCACGCCAGGCCAGTCACTGGATTTGTTGCAGGACTTGATCCGTTATGCACAGGCGTTGCCTGCTGTCAGGACGGGCGTGGTGCATCCGTGCGATGCTGTCAGCCTGGCAGCGGCACTGGAGGCGAAAACCTTGGGGTTGGTAGATCCCGTGCTGATTGCTCCGCGTGGCAAGCTGGAGGCTGTTGCCCGGCAGGAGAGGCTAACCCTGGAAGGCATCGAGATTGCGGATGTGCCACATAGTCATGCGGCTGCGGCAAAAGGAGCGGAGCTGGCTGCCGCAGGTGAGGTGCAGGCGCTCATGAAAGGCAGTCTGCATACCGACGAGCTGATGTCCGCGATCTTGCCGTCCAGCGCGGGGTTGCGCACCAAGCGCCGGGTTTCGCATTGTTTCCTCATGCAGGTGCCGACTTATCCTCGCGCCTTCATCATCACGGATGCGGCGATCAATATCGCGCCTGACTTGTCGGCGAAAGCGGATATCGTACGCAATGCCATCGACCTGGCCGTGATTCTTGGTGCGAAGTCTCCCAAGGTGGCCTTGCTGGCGGCAGTGGAAACGGTCTCCCCACACATGCAGGCGACGATGGATGCGGCCATCCTCTGCAAGATGGCGGATCGCGGGCAGATTACCGGCGGTGTGCTCGACGGGCCGCTGGCATTCGATAATGCCATTTCCAGCGAAGCGGCGAAGATAAAAGGGATCAGTTCGGCAGTGGCGGGACAGGCCGATATCCTCGTGGCGCCGGACCTGGAAAGCGCGAACATGCTGGCGAAGCAGCTTGAGTACCTTGGCAATGCGCATAGCGCCGGCATCGTGGTTGGCGCTAAAGTACCGGTTGTCCTCACCAGCAGGGCAGACCCCAAGCAGAGCCGGTTGGCATCCTGTGCAATCGCTTCCATCCTCGCCCGGCATTACCGGGAGTGCCCGCCATGAGCAAACTGGTACTGGTCCTGAACTGCGGTTCCTCCAGCATCAAGTTCGGCTTGTTCGACATCGGCCAGGCCGAGATTCCACGCAGGCCGCGCTGGAACGGCAAAGTGGATGGCATTCTCGGCCCCCATCCCAGCTACGGAGATAGCCTGACCAGGCCGTACCAGGTGGAGCTCGGTTGCGAGCATCCATATTCCGAGGCGTTGCGCTACATTATCGACCGTACACAGGCGCAATTGCATGGCGATCGGTTGGTAGCGATTGCGCACCGCGTCGTGCATGGTGGCAGCAAGTATTTCAAGCCGGTGCGCGTGGATGATGAGGTCTTGCGCGACCTGCGCAGCTACATCCCCCTGGCGCCGCTGCACCAGCCTTTTGCCCTGGAGGCGATTGAACGCTTGCTGGAAATAGACCCTGGCCTGCCTCAGGTGGCTTGTTTCGATACCGCTTTCCACCATACCCTGCCCGAGGTCGAACAGGTCTTGCCACTGCCTTATGCGGCCTACGA from Methylobacillus flagellatus KT harbors:
- the coaD gene encoding pantetheine-phosphate adenylyltransferase, translating into MSQLKVVYPGTFDPITRGHEDIVRRAAGLFDHVVVAVAKSPGKHPMFTLDERVDLASSILSDCPNVEVLGFSGLLMHFVREQGARAVVRGLRAVSDFEYEFQLAGMNRQLFPEMETIFLTPAEQHMFVSASLVREIAQLKGDISQFVSPLVQERITLKLA
- the ftsY gene encoding signal recognition particle-docking protein FtsY; this translates as MFDFFKKNKPEDPPTPAAQDPVPAPQPLTQEKPSLSWAERLKRSLAKTRSQWGQQLARLFGGGKIDENVYEELETILLTSDVGIAATQALLEQIRTRVKRQNLSDTTQLKEALKQSLLELLTPLEKPLDTTTAQPFVIMLAGVNGAGKTTTIGKLANLFQAQGKSVLIAAGDTFRAAAREQLQAWGERNNVHVVAQESGDPAAVIFDAVNSAKARGIDIVLADTAGRLPTQLNLMEEIRKVQRVIDKALPGAPHEVLLVLDSNTGQNAVTQVKAFDDALGVTGLVLSKLDGTAKGGVIAAIAQSRPVPIRYIGIGESIDDLRPFKASEFIDALFE
- a CDS encoding bifunctional enoyl-CoA hydratase/phosphate acetyltransferase translates to MSPALPLATPGQSLDLLQDLIRYAQALPAVRTGVVHPCDAVSLAAALEAKTLGLVDPVLIAPRGKLEAVARQERLTLEGIEIADVPHSHAAAAKGAELAAAGEVQALMKGSLHTDELMSAILPSSAGLRTKRRVSHCFLMQVPTYPRAFIITDAAINIAPDLSAKADIVRNAIDLAVILGAKSPKVALLAAVETVSPHMQATMDAAILCKMADRGQITGGVLDGPLAFDNAISSEAAKIKGISSAVAGQADILVAPDLESANMLAKQLEYLGNAHSAGIVVGAKVPVVLTSRADPKQSRLASCAIASILARHYRECPP
- the gloA gene encoding lactoylglutathione lyase — encoded protein: MRILHTMLRVGDLEKSLAFYTQVLGMKLLRRHEYPDGKFTLAFVGYGSERDQAVIELTYNWYTSSYDKGNAYGHIAIEVDDAYAACEAVRQAGGKVVREAGPMMHGTTVIAFIEDPDGYKVEFIQKGTWTPA
- the rsmD gene encoding 16S rRNA (guanine(966)-N(2))-methyltransferase RsmD — its product is MAANNRVRISGGEWRSRLLSFPDVPGLRPTPDRVRQTVFNWLGQDMHGRRCLDLFAGTGAMGFEALSRGASAVVLVEKSAPAAKSLQQNQSLLKAGAARILQQDAVQFLAQNRERFDVIFLDPPYQQGWLPKLLPCLPNHLAEGGVVYVEAEFALCDDALWQVIKQGKAGNVFYHLLKLADRSTD
- a CDS encoding YfhL family 4Fe-4S dicluster ferredoxin; amino-acid sequence: MALMITDECINCDVCEPECPNGAIYQGEEIYEINPNLCTECVGHFSNPQCQDVCPVGCIPHDPDHAETHEQLHQKYLRIMLVKQS
- a CDS encoding M16 family metallopeptidase, whose product is MPQAQAAETHEFKLDNGMRVIVQEDHRAPVVVSQVWYRAGSVDEVNGKTGVAHVLEHMMFKGTKTVPPGQFSRLIAAAGGRENAFTGTDYTAYYQQLEKSKLPLAIRLEADRMANLELTEEEFSKEIKVVMEERRWRTDDKPQGMLNEQFNAVAYHAHPYGRPIVGWMNDLENMTVADAREWYQTWYTPSNAILVVVGDVDPQAVYKLAKQHFGKIKPHALPPRKPQVEPKQIGERRIVVKVPAELPYVRLGFHVPVLQDADKDWEPYALEILAGVLDGHASARLNQNLVRQKQLAVEVGAGYDLIQRGQVGLFELEGTPSEGRTVAELEEALLNEVERIKQEGVTEEELQRVKAQVIAADVYQRDSMFYQAMQIGRLETTGFSWRTLKHYPARLQAVTPQQVQDVARKYLVKDGMTVAILDPQPIDPNAKPKGKPYAH
- a CDS encoding M16 family metallopeptidase, which codes for MRTNLSFVRRVQQVLIIAAGLLPALYAQAALNIQHWETSNGSAVYFVENHDLPIIDISTNFAAGSARDGDKPGLAGLTRYLMTLGAGGMSDEQISSGMADVGAILGGDLDADRAALKLRTLSSEREQKVALDIYTKILHQPDFPETTLAREKARIVAGLKEAATQPASIANRAFLKALYGSHPYAVEEEGEPEAVSALSQADLQQFYRRYYGARNAVIALMGDLTPEQARAIAERISAGLPDSPAAAALPEVAYPQAAVERRIPHPASQSHIMLGYPGVKRGDPDYFALYVGNYILGGGGFVSRLTEEVREKRGLVYSVYSYFLPMQQLGQFQIGLQTKRDQADDALRLVRETLANFISKGVTEAELKAAKQNIVGGFPLRIDSNSKILDYLAVIGFYRLPLNYLDEFNGKVEAVTAAQIKDAFSRRIDPEKMVTVVVGGTESGGK